In Mycoavidus cysteinexigens, a genomic segment contains:
- the kdpA gene encoding potassium-transporting ATPase subunit KdpA, which yields MNTNQIAQMAFYLVLLLALAVPLGRYMAGIMEGTSWVVRRFGRALEDRVFRLAGIHPQAEMNWRHYAVAVVAFNGLGVLALYLLLRMQGLFALSGPEFSAPSAATAFNIAVSFVTNTNWQNYAGESSMTYLTQMLGLTVQNFLSAATGIAVVFALIRGFTRHSAQTIGNFWVDLTRITLYILLPLALIVSVLFMSQGVLQNFSAYRAVSTLQGTTQTLAMGPVASQEAIKLIGTNGGGFFNANSAHPYENPTPLSNLIQTLSILLIPASLCFSFGRIVGDRRQGWALFAAMALALSVATLAEVAAEQAGNPILTTLGADQTMQASQPGGNMEGKETRFGITQTGIFTVVTTAASCGAVNAMHDSLTPLGGLIPLLLMQLGEVIFGGVGSGLYGMLIFALLAVFIAGLMIGRTPEYLGKKIEVYEMKMVAIIVLLTPFLVLLGTALAVSVGAGVAAIANPGPHGLSEVLYAFSSAANNNGSAFAGLSVNTPFYNLTTALAMWFGRFAAIIPVLALAGALAAKKRMAASAGTMPTHGPLFVLLLLSTVLLVGALTYIPALALGPIVEHLIMMSYR from the coding sequence ATGAATACCAATCAAATTGCGCAAATGGCCTTTTATCTGGTGCTTTTGCTAGCACTGGCGGTTCCTCTCGGGCGCTATATGGCGGGGATTATGGAGGGGACTTCTTGGGTTGTGCGCCGCTTTGGCAGAGCGCTTGAGGATAGAGTGTTCCGGCTTGCTGGGATTCATCCGCAGGCAGAAATGAATTGGCGGCATTATGCGGTGGCGGTGGTTGCCTTCAATGGGTTGGGTGTTTTGGCATTGTATCTGTTGCTGCGCATGCAAGGTTTGTTTGCTCTCAGTGGGCCTGAATTTTCTGCCCCCTCGGCAGCGACGGCTTTTAATATCGCGGTGAGTTTTGTGACCAATACCAATTGGCAAAATTATGCGGGTGAGAGCAGCATGACCTATCTCACGCAAATGTTAGGGCTGACCGTACAAAATTTTTTATCGGCCGCGACTGGGATTGCAGTGGTGTTCGCGTTAATCCGTGGTTTCACGCGTCATAGCGCGCAGACGATTGGGAATTTTTGGGTGGATTTGACGAGAATTACGTTGTATATCTTGTTGCCCCTCGCGCTCATCGTCTCAGTGTTGTTTATGAGCCAAGGCGTACTGCAAAATTTCTCAGCATACCGCGCGGTGTCTACGCTGCAAGGGACGACGCAGACCCTAGCGATGGGTCCGGTTGCATCACAAGAAGCGATTAAGTTGATTGGCACCAATGGCGGTGGTTTTTTCAATGCGAATTCTGCACATCCGTATGAAAACCCAACTCCTTTATCGAATCTGATTCAAACGCTCTCGATTTTATTAATTCCGGCTAGTTTATGTTTTTCGTTTGGGCGCATCGTGGGCGACAGACGGCAAGGATGGGCTTTATTTGCCGCGATGGCGCTTGCCTTAAGCGTGGCTACTCTGGCTGAAGTCGCGGCAGAGCAGGCGGGCAATCCAATTTTGACTACCTTGGGTGCGGATCAAACGATGCAGGCAAGCCAGCCAGGCGGCAATATGGAGGGCAAAGAAACGCGTTTTGGGATCACGCAAACCGGTATTTTTACGGTTGTCACCACAGCCGCGTCATGTGGTGCGGTGAACGCAATGCATGATTCTTTAACGCCGTTGGGCGGACTGATTCCATTGCTCCTGATGCAGTTGGGTGAAGTGATTTTCGGGGGCGTCGGCTCGGGTCTGTATGGCATGCTGATTTTCGCTTTGCTGGCAGTTTTTATCGCCGGTTTAATGATAGGCCGTACCCCAGAGTATCTCGGCAAAAAGATCGAAGTCTATGAAATGAAAATGGTCGCGATCATTGTATTGCTTACGCCTTTTTTAGTGTTGCTGGGCACTGCGCTTGCCGTGTCAGTTGGCGCTGGCGTAGCGGCGATTGCTAATCCTGGACCTCATGGCCTATCGGAAGTTTTATATGCGTTTAGCTCAGCGGCGAACAATAACGGTAGCGCGTTTGCAGGCCTCTCGGTAAATACCCCTTTCTATAACTTGACCACGGCGCTGGCGATGTGGTTTGGTCGCTTTGCCGCAATCATTCCGGTGCTGGCATTAGCTGGCGCGCTGGCCGCGAAAAAACGCATGGCGGCGTCAGCTGGCACCATGCCTACGCATGGTCCATTGTTTGTCTTGCTATTGCTGAGCACCGTGTTGCTAGTAGGCGCTCTAACTTATATTCCAGCATTAGCGCTCGGGCCTATCGTCGAGCATTTAATCATGATGAGCTATCGCTAG
- the kdpC gene encoding potassium-transporting ATPase subunit KdpC translates to MKNLFRPLFVLFAVLTLLTGVLYPVVVTGLGRLAFPAQVEGSLLYRDGKVVGSKLIGQHFDAAHYFWGRPSATASVPYDAQSSSGSNWGPTHPALADGVKQRIAKLRAVDPRQTQPLPIDLVTASASGLDPEISVAAAQYQASRVAQVRHLPLAEVEQLIQRHTQARQFGLLGEARVNVLLLNLALDEKKTQ, encoded by the coding sequence ATGAAAAATTTATTTCGTCCTTTATTCGTCTTGTTTGCGGTCCTTACTCTGCTCACGGGGGTTCTGTACCCAGTTGTGGTTACCGGGTTGGGGCGTTTGGCTTTTCCCGCGCAAGTGGAGGGCAGCTTGCTTTATCGTGATGGCAAAGTCGTAGGCTCCAAATTAATCGGCCAGCATTTTGATGCCGCTCACTATTTTTGGGGACGTCCTTCGGCGACCGCGTCTGTTCCCTACGATGCTCAGTCATCAAGTGGTTCCAATTGGGGGCCAACGCATCCTGCGCTAGCGGATGGAGTGAAGCAGCGGATAGCAAAATTGCGTGCCGTCGATCCGCGCCAGACCCAACCGCTACCGATTGATTTGGTGACCGCTTCAGCCAGCGGTTTAGATCCTGAAATTAGCGTAGCTGCCGCTCAGTATCAGGCGTCTCGAGTAGCGCAGGTCCGCCATTTGCCCTTAGCTGAGGTCGAGCAGTTGATTCAGCGCCATACTCAGGCGCGGCAGTTTGGCCTATTAGGGGAAGCCCGGGTTAATGTATTGCTGTTGAATTTAGCGCTGGACGAGAAAAAAACGCAGTAA
- a CDS encoding c-type cytochrome, with product MSETSHDTLIKTPRQLIQVVIASFLIPVVGILLLIEYVDNTYRAGAGTDAMSQNAIAQRIAPIAQLEIHEAAAPAPALAATVTPAQAAPATASAAMAALSALPTPSASASAQGADLAQAGKALYSKFCIACHGTGVMDAPKLGDKTAWAPRLKESMETIYNYALHGKGNMLPKGGSNAPDAEVKAAVDYMINAVK from the coding sequence ATGAGCGAAACCTCTCACGACACTCTAATTAAAACTCCGCGGCAGCTTATCCAAGTTGTGATCGCCTCTTTTTTGATTCCAGTCGTAGGCATTCTCTTGCTGATTGAATATGTTGATAACACCTATCGCGCAGGTGCAGGCACCGATGCGATGTCGCAAAATGCTATCGCTCAGCGCATCGCCCCGATTGCGCAACTTGAGATCCACGAAGCAGCAGCGCCAGCGCCAGCCCTAGCCGCAACTGTAACGCCAGCCCAGGCTGCACCCGCTACCGCCTCCGCTGCAATGGCCGCGCTCTCTGCACTGCCAACCCCATCCGCCTCTGCCAGCGCGCAAGGTGCTGATCTAGCGCAAGCAGGTAAAGCGCTCTACTCAAAATTTTGTATCGCCTGCCACGGCACGGGCGTAATGGATGCTCCTAAATTGGGTGATAAAACCGCCTGGGCGCCTCGCTTAAAAGAGTCAATGGAGACCATCTATAACTACGCCTTGCATGGCAAAGGCAATATGCTGCCTAAAGGCGGCTCAAATGCCCCCGATGCTGAAGTTAAAGCAGCCGTTGATTATATGATTAATGCAGTTAAATAA
- a CDS encoding UvrD-helicase domain-containing protein, which produces MSAGLNQAQREAVHYLDSPCLVLAGAGSGKTRVITQKIAYLIEARGFEPKHIAAVTFTNKAAAEMRERVAQLLEGKTLSAPGKEGRKIPTKQLTVCTFHSLGLQMLRQEAEQVGLKPQFSIMDAQDCFTLLQEQAATTDKALIRRIQNAISLWKNALVTPEHALANASDEDEHQAALIYRNYVATLNAYQAVDFDDLIRIPAELLAAHEAVRDKWQNRLRYLLIDEYQDTNTCQYTLLKWLVGPRAAFTAVGDDDQAIYGWRGATLENLKQLQIDFPVLKVIKLEQNYRSTVRILDAANNVIANNPKLFEKKLWSEYGIGDAITVTAANDEEHEAESVVFRLSAHRFERRAQFRDYAILYRGNFQARVLEQVLRRERIPYVLSGGQSFFERTEIKDVCAYLRLIANADDDPAFIRAVTTPRRGVGSTTLESLGAFAGQAKSSLFEAVYMGALEARLAARQLEPLRAFCDFIERLRVRATKEPASVLLDDLMAGIQYEAYLYDTYDDRQARTKWQNVLEFLDWLKRKGTQPEREEQTATGFDTADGLADTGRNLLQLVQMVALMSMLDGRDEDPDVVRLSTVHAAKGLEYPHVFLMGCEEGILPHRGSEGSEMDDARIEEERRLMYVAITRAKRSLHITYCTKRKYAQQTQVCEPSRFIAEMELDETAPGVPEVAPMTPKDRLASLKALLN; this is translated from the coding sequence ATGTCCGCCGGTTTAAACCAGGCACAGCGCGAAGCTGTGCATTATCTTGATAGTCCTTGTTTAGTCCTGGCCGGTGCGGGCAGTGGCAAAACGCGTGTAATTACGCAAAAAATCGCATATCTGATTGAAGCGCGAGGGTTTGAGCCTAAACATATTGCTGCCGTGACCTTCACCAATAAGGCTGCTGCTGAAATGCGGGAGCGCGTTGCGCAATTGCTCGAAGGTAAAACCCTGTCTGCCCCTGGCAAGGAGGGGCGCAAGATACCTACTAAGCAGCTCACCGTGTGTACGTTTCATTCACTTGGCTTGCAAATGCTTAGGCAAGAAGCTGAGCAGGTTGGGTTGAAGCCGCAGTTTTCAATCATGGATGCGCAAGATTGTTTTACGCTGCTCCAAGAACAAGCGGCGACCACGGATAAGGCGCTGATCCGCCGTATTCAAAACGCGATTTCGCTGTGGAAAAATGCGCTGGTGACGCCAGAGCACGCACTGGCCAATGCGAGCGATGAAGATGAGCATCAAGCTGCACTGATCTATCGTAATTATGTCGCAACGCTTAACGCTTACCAGGCAGTGGATTTTGATGATTTGATTCGAATTCCGGCTGAACTTTTGGCGGCGCATGAGGCGGTGCGCGATAAATGGCAAAACCGGCTGCGTTATTTGCTGATTGATGAATATCAGGACACGAATACTTGCCAATATACGTTACTCAAGTGGTTAGTTGGGCCGCGTGCAGCATTTACAGCAGTGGGTGATGATGACCAAGCCATCTATGGTTGGCGCGGCGCGACCTTAGAAAACCTTAAGCAATTGCAAATTGATTTTCCGGTACTTAAGGTGATCAAGCTTGAGCAAAACTATCGTTCGACGGTGCGTATTTTGGATGCGGCGAATAATGTGATTGCCAACAATCCCAAATTGTTTGAAAAAAAGTTGTGGAGCGAATATGGAATAGGCGATGCGATTACGGTCACCGCTGCCAATGATGAAGAGCATGAGGCTGAGTCAGTGGTTTTTCGGCTCTCCGCACACCGGTTTGAGCGGCGCGCGCAGTTTCGGGATTATGCAATTCTGTATCGGGGTAATTTTCAGGCGCGAGTATTGGAGCAGGTATTGCGCCGTGAGCGAATTCCCTATGTTTTATCAGGAGGACAGTCGTTTTTTGAGCGCACTGAAATTAAAGATGTATGCGCCTATTTAAGGCTGATTGCTAATGCGGACGATGATCCCGCTTTTATCCGAGCGGTGACGACCCCGCGCCGCGGCGTTGGCAGCACCACGCTAGAATCCCTGGGCGCTTTTGCCGGGCAAGCGAAGAGTTCGCTGTTTGAGGCGGTTTACATGGGAGCGCTTGAAGCGCGGCTTGCGGCGCGCCAGCTTGAGCCACTGCGCGCGTTTTGCGATTTTATTGAGCGTTTGCGGGTACGCGCTACTAAAGAGCCGGCGTCGGTTTTATTAGATGACTTAATGGCGGGCATTCAATATGAAGCTTATCTGTACGACACATACGATGATCGCCAGGCGCGCACAAAATGGCAAAATGTCCTTGAGTTTCTTGATTGGCTTAAGCGCAAAGGAACTCAGCCTGAGCGGGAAGAGCAAACAGCGACCGGCTTTGATACAGCCGATGGCTTAGCCGATACAGGTAGAAATTTATTGCAATTAGTGCAAATGGTGGCTTTGATGTCAATGCTTGATGGGCGCGATGAAGACCCCGATGTAGTTAGGCTATCAACTGTGCATGCTGCAAAAGGGCTGGAATATCCGCATGTATTTTTAATGGGGTGCGAAGAGGGGATTTTGCCGCATCGAGGTAGTGAGGGAAGTGAAATGGATGACGCGCGGATCGAGGAGGAGCGGCGTTTGATGTACGTAGCCATTACTCGCGCCAAGCGCAGCCTGCATATTACGTATTGCACTAAACGCAAATATGCGCAGCAAACGCAAGTATGCGAACCCTCACGTTTTATCGCAGAAATGGAGCTAGACGAAACGGCGCCTGGTGTGCCGGAAGTTGCACCGATGACGCCGAAAGATCGTTTGGCAAGTTTGAAAGCGTTGCTGAATTGA
- the kdpE gene encoding two-component system response regulator KdpE, whose product MAESAINIVLIEDEKSICRFVRISLEAEGMVVHEANTGQQGLIAAATRHPALVIVDLGLPDMDGLDVIRELRSWSELPIIVLSARTQELEKVAALDAGADDYLTKPFGVSELMARIRAHLRRYSRAEANSASSVTFGLITVELAQRQVKRAGEVIHLTPLEYRLITTLIRHAGRVLTHRQLLREVWGPSHVESNHYLRIYMGHLRQKLERDPAQPEHILTETGVGYRLVGVDYRASAH is encoded by the coding sequence ATGGCCGAGTCTGCTATCAACATTGTATTAATTGAAGACGAAAAATCGATTTGTCGCTTTGTGCGGATTTCGCTTGAAGCTGAAGGAATGGTGGTGCATGAGGCGAACACTGGCCAGCAAGGGTTGATTGCTGCCGCCACGCGCCATCCTGCGCTGGTGATCGTCGACCTTGGGCTACCGGATATGGATGGCTTAGATGTGATTCGCGAATTGCGCAGTTGGAGTGAGCTACCCATCATCGTATTGTCCGCGCGAACGCAAGAACTTGAAAAAGTCGCGGCGCTGGATGCGGGGGCGGATGACTACCTGACTAAACCCTTTGGGGTATCTGAGTTAATGGCTAGGATACGCGCGCATTTACGTCGTTATAGCCGCGCTGAGGCAAATTCTGCGTCTAGCGTGACATTTGGCTTAATTACGGTTGAGTTGGCACAGCGGCAAGTTAAACGCGCGGGCGAGGTGATCCATCTAACGCCGCTTGAGTACCGACTCATCACAACGCTGATTCGCCATGCTGGGCGTGTGCTCACGCATCGCCAGCTATTGCGTGAGGTCTGGGGACCCTCACATGTCGAAAGCAATCACTATCTGCGGATTTATATGGGACATTTGCGCCAAAAATTAGAACGCGATCCGGCGCAGCCTGAGCATATTCTGACTGAAACTGGGGTGGGGTATCGGTTAGTTGGGGTGGATTACAGGGCCTCCGCTCACTAA
- a CDS encoding DUF4118 domain-containing protein, translating into MERPDPDELLDKLQRSAEKQRRGRLKIFFGACAGVGKTFAMLKAARCRQAEGEDVVVGIVETHGRAETADLLAGLEVLPRQKLIQHGRQLSEFDLDAALARKPALILVDELAHTNVAGARHLKRWQDVCELLEAGIDVDTTINVQHLGSLNDIVGRITGIQVREIVPDHIFDLAEEVMLVDLPAEELLTRLRDGKVYLPQQAERATQHFFRKGNLIALRELALRRTADRVDAQMREYRADRSIQSVWQARERLLVCLGPGPENLSLVRAAARLAAALKADWIAAYVETPKLQRLGDAQRTRIFAALKLAQELGAETVTPNGSDVAAQLTAYARLRNVSKFVVGAPSRTRLANRLSQPLSMRLLQQAADIDLILIATDVKEAPATSNFSRRTDKKTATPSSHFVYHRYLKAGAMCALITWLATTFLAHIDLTNLAMLYLLGVIFAAARLGRGPGVCASFLSVAAFDFFFVPPRFSLAVSDAEYLLTFLGLLATSLVISHLTSNLRREARIATYREQRTSTLYAMTRELAAALTTEQIIEIGSRHISEIFQAKVSILLPDSLDRVRQKIEKPNPPWNLDEDQIDLGIAQWTYNQAQAAGQGTDTLMAAPALYLPLKAPMRTRGVLTLIPRQQLSAPEQKQLLDTLTAQVALALERVHYVEVAQDALVSMESERMRNALLAAISHDLRTPLTSIVGFASMLMSKTLERATHSELVTAIHDEALAMNRLVTNLLDMARLQTGEIQLNRQWLMLEEVIGSALHQCRHLLAGHLTQVQLPPDLPLLKLDAVLIERLLVNLLENAAKYTPRGTRLEISATSIVDQGQPMVRVTLDDQGLGLPLGMETRIFEKFTRGAKELTQSGVGLGLAICRAIVAAHQGTLGAENLYQTKGSTQPSGARFWFTLPLETSDPIVAEIKLSSATENAAQQQGAS; encoded by the coding sequence GTGGAAAGACCTGATCCAGATGAGCTACTGGATAAACTGCAACGTAGCGCAGAAAAACAGCGGCGCGGCCGGCTTAAAATTTTTTTTGGCGCATGTGCTGGCGTTGGTAAAACTTTCGCAATGCTAAAAGCTGCGCGTTGCCGTCAAGCAGAAGGCGAGGATGTGGTGGTCGGCATTGTAGAGACCCATGGCCGAGCTGAAACGGCTGACTTGCTAGCCGGCTTAGAGGTGCTGCCACGCCAAAAATTAATCCAGCACGGGCGCCAATTATCTGAATTTGATCTAGATGCAGCGTTAGCGCGCAAGCCGGCTTTAATCTTAGTGGATGAACTGGCCCATACCAATGTGGCGGGTGCGCGTCATTTAAAGCGCTGGCAAGATGTTTGCGAATTACTGGAAGCCGGCATTGATGTAGACACTACGATTAATGTTCAGCATCTTGGCAGTTTAAACGACATCGTGGGCCGCATCACGGGTATTCAAGTGCGCGAAATCGTGCCTGATCATATATTCGATTTAGCCGAAGAGGTGATGTTGGTAGATTTGCCGGCGGAAGAGCTGCTGACGCGTTTGCGCGATGGCAAAGTGTATTTGCCCCAACAGGCGGAGCGGGCGACGCAACATTTTTTCCGTAAAGGCAATCTGATTGCGCTGCGTGAACTCGCCTTGCGGCGCACGGCGGATCGCGTGGACGCGCAGATGCGCGAGTATCGCGCGGATCGTTCGATCCAATCTGTTTGGCAAGCGCGTGAGCGGCTTTTAGTTTGTCTTGGGCCTGGCCCAGAAAACCTCAGTTTAGTACGCGCGGCGGCGCGTCTTGCGGCTGCTTTGAAGGCGGATTGGATTGCGGCTTACGTCGAAACCCCAAAATTGCAGCGGCTGGGTGACGCGCAACGGACCCGCATCTTTGCTGCGCTCAAATTGGCGCAAGAATTAGGAGCGGAAACGGTGACGCCGAATGGCAGCGACGTAGCGGCCCAGCTCACAGCTTATGCACGGCTACGCAACGTGTCAAAGTTTGTGGTGGGCGCACCGTCCCGTACGCGTTTAGCAAATAGACTTAGCCAACCGTTGAGCATGAGATTGCTGCAGCAGGCCGCGGATATTGATTTGATATTGATTGCGACAGATGTCAAAGAGGCGCCGGCGACTTCAAATTTTTCTAGGCGCACCGATAAAAAGACAGCCACGCCCTCAAGCCATTTTGTCTACCATCGTTATTTGAAGGCCGGGGCGATGTGTGCCTTGATTACATGGCTAGCCACTACGTTTTTGGCGCATATTGATTTGACCAATTTGGCCATGCTTTACTTGCTTGGCGTGATTTTTGCCGCCGCTCGGCTGGGGCGTGGGCCGGGTGTATGCGCATCATTTTTGAGCGTAGCGGCTTTCGATTTCTTTTTTGTGCCACCTCGTTTTTCTTTAGCTGTGTCGGATGCAGAATATTTACTCACCTTTTTAGGGCTGCTGGCGACTTCGCTGGTGATCAGTCATTTAACCTCTAACTTGCGGCGCGAAGCGCGCATTGCCACGTATCGCGAACAGCGCACCAGCACGCTGTATGCAATGACCCGCGAGTTAGCGGCAGCGCTGACGACGGAGCAGATTATTGAAATTGGCAGCCGTCATATAAGCGAGATATTTCAAGCCAAGGTCTCGATCTTGCTGCCGGATAGTCTAGATAGAGTGCGTCAAAAAATTGAAAAGCCGAATCCACCTTGGAACTTAGACGAAGACCAAATTGATCTTGGGATTGCGCAGTGGACCTATAATCAGGCGCAAGCGGCAGGGCAAGGCACGGATACCTTAATGGCTGCGCCGGCGCTTTATTTGCCGCTTAAGGCTCCCATGCGCACGCGTGGCGTGCTCACGCTGATTCCCCGGCAGCAGCTCAGTGCGCCGGAGCAGAAGCAGTTGCTAGATACCCTAACGGCACAGGTTGCGTTGGCTCTAGAGAGAGTGCATTACGTTGAAGTCGCGCAAGATGCGTTAGTCTCGATGGAGTCGGAACGGATGCGTAACGCGCTCCTTGCCGCAATTTCGCACGATTTGCGCACGCCGCTCACTTCAATTGTAGGTTTTGCCTCAATGCTAATGTCTAAGACGCTAGAGCGCGCCACCCATAGCGAACTGGTTACAGCGATTCACGATGAGGCGCTCGCAATGAATCGGCTGGTCACGAATTTGCTGGATATGGCGCGCTTGCAAACCGGCGAAATTCAGCTCAATCGCCAGTGGTTGATGCTCGAAGAAGTGATTGGCAGCGCTTTGCATCAGTGCCGTCATTTGCTGGCTGGGCATTTAACCCAAGTGCAACTACCGCCTGATTTGCCTTTGTTGAAACTGGATGCTGTGTTGATTGAACGCTTACTGGTGAATTTATTGGAAAATGCCGCTAAGTACACACCGCGCGGAACGCGGCTTGAAATTAGCGCGACCTCGATTGTGGACCAGGGCCAGCCTATGGTGCGCGTTACGCTTGACGATCAGGGGCTGGGTCTACCGCTAGGAATGGAGACGCGTATCTTTGAAAAATTCACGCGCGGCGCAAAAGAGTTAACCCAGTCTGGGGTTGGCCTGGGTTTGGCGATTTGTCGTGCCATTGTAGCGGCTCATCAAGGTACGCTGGGGGCCGAAAATCTTTATCAAACCAAAGGCTCAACGCAGCCCAGCGGAGCTCGCTTCTGGTTTACCTTGCCGCTAGAAACATCGGACCCCATCGTGGCAGAAATTAAACTCTCTAGCGCTACAGAAAATGCAGCCCAGCAGCAAGGAGCAAGCTAA
- the kdpB gene encoding potassium-transporting ATPase subunit KdpB — MNRHISTSSIFKLEMIQPALVGAFKKLAPRTQLRNPVMFCAYIASVLSTLLWLVALVQATPTAGFILAVTLWLWFTVLFANFAEALAEGRSKAQAASLRGAKRDLIAKQLSEPHYGSPHHAVSGNALRKGDLILVEAGDTIAADGEVIEGLAAVDESAITGESAPVIREAGGDFSAVTGGTRVLSDWLIVRVMVNPGEAFLDRMIAMVEGAKRQKTPNEIALTILLVALTIVLLLATATLLPFSLFSVQAMQAGQAVSLTALVALFVCLIPTTIGGLLSAIGVAGMSRMMQANVIATSGRAVEAAGDIDVLLLDKTGTITLGNRQAAAFCPAPGVSEQALAEAAQLASLADETPEGRSIVVLAKQRFNLREREMGALQAAFLPFTAQTRMSGVDLATRQIRKGAAEAINQYLAEGGMSFAPVLQATIDEIARRGSTPLVVAEQLEGQRRALGVIELKDIVKGGIKERFAELRKMGIKTVMMTGDNRLTAAAIAAEAGVDDFLAEATPEAKLATIRGFQAEGRLVAMTGDGTNDAPALAQADVAVAMNSGTQAAKEAGNMVDLDSNPTKLIEIVEIGKQMLMTRGALTTFSIANDVAKYFAIIPAAFATTYPQLNTLNIMQLASPTSAILSAVIFNALIIVVLIPLALKGVRYRPLGAAALLRRNLLIYGVGGILTPFVGIKVVDWVLAGLGLA; from the coding sequence ATGAATCGTCATATAAGCACTTCCTCAATATTTAAGCTAGAAATGATCCAGCCTGCACTAGTTGGGGCCTTTAAAAAGTTAGCGCCGCGCACGCAATTACGTAATCCAGTGATGTTTTGCGCTTATATCGCCAGTGTCTTAAGCACGCTGCTATGGCTGGTTGCGCTGGTTCAAGCCACCCCGACGGCGGGTTTTATTTTGGCCGTGACGCTGTGGCTATGGTTCACGGTTTTATTTGCGAACTTTGCCGAAGCGTTGGCAGAAGGCCGCAGTAAGGCGCAGGCGGCCTCGCTGCGTGGCGCAAAACGTGACTTAATCGCCAAGCAGCTCAGTGAACCTCATTATGGCTCGCCGCATCATGCGGTAAGCGGCAACGCGCTACGCAAAGGCGATCTGATTTTAGTTGAGGCGGGTGACACGATTGCGGCGGACGGAGAAGTGATTGAAGGGCTGGCGGCAGTCGATGAGTCCGCCATTACGGGTGAGTCTGCGCCGGTGATTCGTGAGGCTGGAGGAGATTTTTCCGCAGTCACAGGGGGCACGCGGGTGCTCTCGGATTGGCTTATCGTGCGGGTTATGGTCAATCCGGGCGAGGCTTTTCTTGACCGCATGATTGCGATGGTTGAAGGGGCTAAACGGCAAAAAACGCCGAATGAAATCGCGCTGACAATTCTTTTAGTAGCGCTCACAATCGTGTTGCTGTTAGCCACTGCCACCCTCCTGCCTTTTTCGCTCTTTAGCGTGCAGGCGATGCAAGCGGGGCAGGCGGTGAGCCTGACGGCGCTGGTCGCGCTTTTTGTTTGCTTAATCCCCACTACGATTGGCGGTTTACTCTCAGCGATTGGTGTGGCGGGGATGAGCCGTATGATGCAGGCTAATGTGATTGCGACTTCCGGGCGCGCCGTCGAAGCAGCGGGGGATATTGATGTGTTGCTGTTAGATAAAACCGGCACCATCACGTTAGGCAATCGGCAAGCCGCCGCGTTTTGCCCAGCCCCGGGGGTGAGTGAGCAAGCGCTAGCTGAAGCAGCGCAACTGGCTTCATTGGCGGATGAGACGCCAGAAGGGCGCAGTATCGTAGTGTTGGCTAAACAGCGCTTTAATCTGCGTGAGCGGGAGATGGGCGCGTTGCAGGCGGCTTTTCTGCCTTTTACGGCGCAGACTCGCATGAGCGGCGTAGATTTAGCGACGCGTCAGATCCGCAAAGGAGCCGCTGAGGCGATAAACCAATACCTGGCTGAGGGCGGCATGTCCTTTGCACCCGTGTTGCAGGCCACGATCGATGAAATTGCGCGTAGAGGCAGCACGCCATTGGTGGTTGCCGAGCAATTAGAAGGTCAGCGGCGCGCGTTGGGGGTCATTGAATTAAAAGATATTGTTAAAGGTGGGATTAAAGAGCGTTTTGCAGAATTGCGCAAAATGGGGATTAAGACCGTCATGATGACGGGCGATAATCGACTCACCGCGGCGGCGATTGCCGCCGAAGCGGGGGTCGATGATTTTTTAGCGGAAGCCACGCCGGAGGCGAAACTGGCAACTATCCGCGGTTTTCAAGCGGAGGGGCGGCTGGTCGCAATGACGGGCGATGGCACCAATGATGCGCCGGCTTTGGCGCAAGCCGACGTCGCGGTCGCCATGAATAGCGGCACCCAGGCGGCGAAAGAAGCCGGCAACATGGTGGATCTTGATTCAAACCCAACTAAGCTGATTGAGATTGTTGAAATTGGCAAACAAATGCTCATGACGCGCGGTGCGTTGACCACCTTCTCAATCGCCAATGATGTCGCCAAGTATTTTGCCATTATTCCGGCTGCGTTTGCGACTACCTATCCACAGCTTAACACGCTGAATATCATGCAATTGGCCAGTCCAACGTCAGCCATTTTATCGGCGGTGATCTTCAATGCATTAATTATTGTCGTGCTGATTCCACTGGCATTAAAGGGCGTGCGTTATCGCCCGTTAGGCGCTGCCGCTTTATTGCGCCGTAATCTACTGATCTATGGTGTGGGCGGCATCTTGACCCCTTTTGTTGGGATTAAGGTAGTCGATTGGGTGCTTGCTGGGTTGGGGTTAGCTTAA